The proteins below are encoded in one region of Telopea speciosissima isolate NSW1024214 ecotype Mountain lineage chromosome 10, Tspe_v1, whole genome shotgun sequence:
- the LOC122642428 gene encoding pirin-like protein codes for MKAINNRFLFNLSLIKIKTKITTNVVVPSLIKNMSTGHQTSGFSNYRLVARKFLAQPENEGEGAFVRRSLGSMELRRFDPFLLLDDFSITHPAGFPDHPHRGFETVTYMLEGAVTHQDFAGHEGTIRTGDVQWMTAGRGIVHSEMPAGEGPNRGLQLWINLSSKDKIIEPRYQELLGEEIKRAEKDGVDVRIIAGESFGIKSPVFTRTPAMFLDVIMKPGAEWHQSIPESWNSFVYVLEGEGCFGSLKSSPATAHHLLLLGPGDGLSVWNKSAEPLRFVLIGGQPLNEPVVQYGPFVMNTQSEIQRTFEDYRLHRNGFEKARYWKSQPVSSSKN; via the exons ATGAAGGCTATAAACAATCGGTTCCTGTTCAACCTGTCtctgatcaaaatcaaaaccaaaatcacaACCAACGTCGTCGTTCCTTCTTTGATCAAGAACATGTCGACAGGGCATCAAACATCTGGTTTTAGTAATTACAGATTGGTGGCAAGGAAGTTTCTAGCTCAGcctgaaaatgaaggagaaggagcTTTTGTTAGAAGAAGCCTTGGAAG TATGGAATTGAGGCGTTTTGATCCTTTTCTACTGTTGGATGATTTCTCTA TTACTCATCCTGCTGGATTTCCTGACCATCCACATAGAG GTTTTGAGActgttacatacatgttggag GGAGCAGTCACTCATCAAGATTTTGCAGGACATGAAGGCACAATAAGAACTGGTGATGTACAG TGGATGACTGCTGGTCGAGGGATAGTTCACTCAGAAATGCCTGCAGGAGAAGGTCCCAATAGGGGCTTGCAGCTTTGGATAAACTTATCTTCGAAGGACAAAAT TATTGAGCCTAGATACCAGGAGTTGCTTGGGGAGGAGATCAAGAGGGCAGAGAAAGATGGGGTTGACGTCAGAATTATAGCAGGAGAATCCTTTGGCATCAAGTCTCCGGTATTCACTAGGACACCAGCAATGTTCCTTGATGTCATCATGAAACCGGGAGCTGAATGGCACCAAAGCATCCCAGAGTCCTGGAACTCATTTGTGTATGTCCTCGAAGGGGAGGGTTGCTTTGGGTCCTTGAAATCTTCACCAGCTACAGCTCACCATCTCTTGCTCTTAGGCCCAGGGGATGGGCTCAGTGTCTGGAACAAGTCCGCCGAGCCGCTGAGATTCGTCCTGATCGGTGGGCAGCCCCTGAATGAACCTGTTGTTCAGTATGGGCCCTTTGTGATGAACACACAATCTGAGATCCAAAGAACTTTCGAAGATTATCGTCTTCACCGAAATGGTTTTGAAAAGGCTAGGTATTGGAAATCTCAACCTGTCTCAagttcaaaaaattga
- the LOC122642429 gene encoding pirin-like protein: MRAPIRWLLSNCSPIKTPSIKNFCTGDQASGIIKPRLEVGRFLTKVRNEGDGAVVRRCILSKEFKNVDPFILLDEFDVSAPGGFTDHPHRGFETVTYMLQGALTHQDFAGHKGTIRTGDVQWMTAGRGIVHSEMPGEGTNKGLQLWVNLSSKDKMVEPRYQDLPKENIKSAEKNGVEVRVITGEAMGIRSPVFTRTPAMYLDFILKPEAKWYQSIPVSWNSFVYVIEGEGVFGTLDSAAVTAHHVLVLGPGNGVNVWNKSTEPLRFILIGGQPLNEPVARRAFFVMNTQAEINQTLEDYRLFQNGFEKARDWRSQPI; the protein is encoded by the exons ATGAGAGCTCCAATTCGTTGGTTACTGTCTAACTGCTCTCCAATCAAAACTCCTTCCATAAAAAATTTTTGTACAGGAGATCAAGCCTCTGGTATAATCAAACCCAGATTAGAAGTTGGTAGGTTCCTTACCAAGGTTCGaaatgaaggagatggagctgTTGTTAGAAGATGCATTTTAAG CAAGGAATTCAAGAATGTGGATCCGTTTATTCTGTTGGATGAGTTCGATG TTTCTGCACCTGGGGGGTTCACTGACCATCCACATAGAG GTTTTGAGACTGTCACATATATGTTACAG GGAGCTTTGACTCATCAAGATTTTGCAGGGCACAAGGGCACAATCAGAACTGGTGATGTACAG TGGATGACTGCTGGTCGGGGAATAGTTCACTCGGAAATGCCTGGAGAAGGAACCAATAAGGGCCTGCAGCTTTGGGTCAATTTATCGTCCAAAGATAAAAT GGTCGAGCCTAGATACCAAGATTTACCCAAGGAGAATATCAAGAGTGCTGAGAAAAACGGAGTTGAGGTCAGGGTTATCACAGGAGAAGCCATGGGAATCCGGTCTCCAGTATTCACTAGAACTCCAGCAATGTACCTTGATTTCATTCTGAAACCTGAAGCTAAATGGTACCAAAGTATTCCAGTGTCCTGGAACTCCTTTGTGTATGTGATTGAAGGAGAGGGTGTCTTCGGGACATTGGATTCAGCAGCAGTGACGGCTCACCATGTCCTGGTCTTGGGTCCAGGGAACGGTGTCAATGTATGGAACAAATCCACTGAGCCTCTCAGATTCATTCTGATTGGAGGGCAACCTCTTAATGAACCTGTTGCTAGACGTGCGTTCTTTGTGATGAACACTCAAGCTGAGATAAACCAGACTCTTGAGGACTATCGCCTTTTCCAAAATGGTTTTGAAAAGGCTAGGGATTGGAGGTCTCAACCAATCTAG
- the LOC122642433 gene encoding cyanate hydratase-like, whose translation MESKASVVTRLLAVKQKSGKSYSEIAEETGLTNVNVGQLLRRQAQLKPCTATKLRASLPDLTDDLIHEMMTPPMRSYDPAIVREPAIYRLNEAVMHFGESIKEIINEEFGDGIGPRI comes from the exons ATGGAGAGCAAAGCAAGCGTGGTGACCCGTCTTCTTGCTGTGAAACAGAAGTCCGGTAAGAGTTATAGTGAGATTGCAGAAGAGACGGGACTGACCAATGTGAACGTAGGTCAGCTATTGCGGAGGCAAGCCCAACTCAAGCCCTGCACTGCCACTAAACTTAGGGCCTCACTGCCCGACCTCACCGACGACCTCATCCATGagatgatgactcctcctatGAGGTCTTACGACCCTGCCATTGTCAGAGAACCTGCTATTTACAG ACTGAATGAAGCCGTTATGCATTTTGGTGAGAGCATTAAGGAGATCATCAATGAGGAGTTTGGTGATGGCAT AGGGCCGAGAATATGA